From the Pseudarthrobacter sp. MM222 genome, one window contains:
- a CDS encoding helix-turn-helix transcriptional regulator, whose protein sequence is MTPQEVANLTHLRRARDLIDRDYARPLDVPTMAAGALMSPAHFSRQFKAAYGETPYNHLMTRRIERAMALLRAGASVTDACMEVGCTSLGSFSSRFTEIVGMPPSEYRSRQHDAVKAMPSCIARTRTRPARKPSRIEEAPPQPLQ, encoded by the coding sequence ATGACACCGCAGGAGGTGGCCAACCTGACGCATCTCCGCCGGGCGCGGGACCTGATCGACCGCGACTACGCCCGGCCACTGGATGTGCCCACCATGGCCGCAGGCGCCCTCATGTCCCCGGCGCACTTCTCCCGCCAGTTCAAAGCGGCCTACGGCGAGACGCCCTACAACCACCTCATGACCCGGCGGATTGAACGCGCCATGGCGTTGCTGCGGGCCGGCGCCAGCGTGACGGATGCCTGCATGGAGGTCGGCTGTACGTCGCTGGGATCGTTCAGCTCCCGGTTCACCGAGATCGTCGGCATGCCGCCCAGCGAGTACCGTTCCAGGCAGCACGACGCCGTCAAGGCCATGCCCTCGTGCATTGCCCGGACGCGCACACGGCCCGCCCGCAAGCCGAGCAGGATTGAAGAAGCGCCCCCGCAGCCGCTGCAATAG